A window of the Citrus sinensis cultivar Valencia sweet orange chromosome 9, DVS_A1.0, whole genome shotgun sequence genome harbors these coding sequences:
- the LOC102625321 gene encoding gibberellin-regulated protein 12-like, producing MSRLLYLYYYYYFHSNQGKMAKLSWSFIALLLFLSLSFTLDVSNAGGEGSLKPEQCKPACDYRCSATSHRKPCLFFCNKCCNKCLCVPSGTYGHKEECPCYDKWKTKEGKPKCP from the exons ATGTCAAGATTgttatatctttattattattattattttcattctaaCCAAGGAAAAATGGCTAAGCTCTCATGGAGTTTCATTgctcttcttctctttctctccttGTCCTTCACTCTTGATGTTTCAAAT GCCGGCGGAGAAGGATCACTTAAACCTGAGC AGTGTAAGCCAGCTTGTGACTACCGGTGTTCGGCAACTTCGCACAGGAAGCCATGCTTGTTCTTCTGCAACAAGTGCTGCAACAAATGCTTGTGTGTACCTTCAGGCACTTACGGGCACAAAGAAGAATGTCCATGCTACGACAAATGGAAGACAAAGGAAGGAAAACCTAAATGTCCTTAG
- the LOC102614608 gene encoding uncharacterized protein LOC102614608 has product MESLYKKLYDKYDKLKKKKFSELDNLNKEQELKFTTYVNAADKYIEFLRSENEKLCAQVNNLKSEVDSIRSTSNEQCLHYQKLLMEENQKNKALSEEVETLQKLLQEGTASSSKDDNNDNMQLYTPEGAQPTSGNQSKEKTRKRRRKLGSESESECMITASSRGQDYAIEGQSAKDLSKENVSWGALLNEQLPECCKRTIDTSGGGEHDSGPANCLFQALIEYLFGMKLSPYHESEGRCVSALHQSTGYSFSLTWVKSKDGEEFELLYRVLSLGTLERVALGWMMDEIMFSTSMCPIFFERISRVIK; this is encoded by the exons ATGGAATCTTTGTATAAGAAGCTCTACGATAAATATGATAAACTAAAG AAGAAAAAATTCAGTGAATTGGATAATCTCAACAAAGAACAAGAATTGAAGTTCACAACCTATGTGAATG CTGCAGATAAGTATATAGAATTCTTAAGAagtgaaaatgaaaagttatGTGCACAAGTTAACAACTTGAAGAGTGAAGTGGACTCAATCAG GTCAACCAGTAATGAGCAATGCTTGCATTACCAGAAGCTTCTAATGGAAGAGAATCAAAAGA ATAAAGCACTGTCTGAAGAAGTTGAGACACTCCAAAAGCTCCTTCAAGAGGGAACTGCTTCCTCTTCAAAGGATGACAACAATGATAATATGCAGCTATACACTCCTGAAGGTGCTCAGCCTACATCTGGAAATCAATCCAAAGAAAAGACAAGAAAGCGTAGGAGGAAACTTGGAAGTGAATCTGAGAGTGAATGCATGATTACGGCTAGTTCACGTGGTCAAGATTACGCCATTGAAGGACAATCAGCGAAGGATTTATCGAAGGAGAATGTTTCCTGGGGGGCTCTTTTAAATGAGCAGCTG CCTGAATGCTGTAAAAGAACTATTGACACATCAG GTGGTGGTGAACATGATAGTGGTCCAGCTAATTGTCTGTTTCAAGCTCTTATTGAGTACTTATTCGGCATGAAATTATCCCCATACCATGAATCTGAAGGAAGATGTGTTTCAGCTCTGCATCAATCAACTG GTTACTCATTCAGTCTGACATGGGTTAAAAGTAAAGATGGAGAAGAATTCGAGCTGCTTTATCGTGTGTTATCTTTGGGTACACTGGAGAGGGTGGCGCTAGGGTGGATGATGGATGAAATAATGTTCAGCACAAGTATGTGTCCAATATTTTTCGAGAGGATATCCCGGGTGATCAAGTAG
- the LOC102625588 gene encoding gibberellin-regulated protein 12, whose product MARLSWSSIALVLFLSVVFAVEVANAGGEGSLKPEQCESACNYRCSATSHRNPCIEFCNMCCKKCLCVPSGTYGHKEECPCYNNWKTKEGTPKCP is encoded by the exons atgGCCAGGCTTTCATGGAGTTCTATTGctcttgttctttttctttctgtgGTCTTTGCTGTTGAAGTTGCAAAT GCTGGTGGAGAGGGATCACTCAAACCTGAAC AGTGTGAGAGTGCCTGCAATTATCGTTGTTCAGCAACATCACATAGAAACCCATGCATAGAATTTTGCAATATGTGCTGCAAAAAATGCTTATGTGTTCCTTCAGGCACTTATGGGCATAAAGAAGAATGTCCATGCTACAACAACTGGAAAACTAAGGAAGGAACACCCAAGTGTCCTTAA